The window ATCAAATGTCTTTTAAAGTTTTTTCCAAAGTCTTCCGTAGCTATAGTCCCTAATTTACTATCTATTCGAAAACCTAACCTCCCTTTTTGAACCCCTCCGTTGATGTTTAAGATATTATGGTCCGTATTCAGAGAATCCACTTGTGAACCACTATCCTCCGAAGTAATAACATCCCAGTCCCTTAACTCTTCCCCAACTTCAAATTGACCTAAGTAATTAAAACTGATTGGTGCCAAATCACTAAAAGCACATGTACTATTACCTGATACTGCAAACGAACCAAAGCCTATTCCCTTATTAGGAACACGATGTAAAGTATCCTTTATAAACTGAATACTGCCCCTCAAGCTGTCCTTGAGCTCTAATTTAACAGGAAATATACTTGTAAACCAACCCAATGTATGACTATGGTCTATAGCAGGATCTATTGGCTCCCTTCCATGGCCCTCTAATGTTATCCCTTGGATATCTAATCCGTTGACATCTTTTAAAGCATATCCTAAAGCAGTTAACAATAAATCATTAATCTCTGTATAATAAGCTGTGGATATATCCTGCAATAAAATACGAGTAGTAGATTCTTCTAAATCAAAATAAAATGTACTTTGACTGGTGCCCAAAACCAACTGACTATAATCGGGAATACCCTTGAACCTAGATTCCCAATACAAACCCTCTTCAGGGGTGTCTTTAGCATAGTTCCTTATTCTAGAAACCCATTGACGATAACTGCTGCCTTTTTGACCTAAGGAATCCCCTAAATATAGACGCTTTAAATCATCCGCTAGAATACGCCAACTAACACCATCAACAAGCATATGATGCAAAGCAAAATAAATACGAGCACTACCATCTTCATAACCATGTAAATAACCAACCCGAAATAAAGGACCAGATTCTAAATCAAAATCACTTTGCCATTTAGTAAGTTCTAAATGAATCGCTTCTGCACTTAATAAACTAACATCTAAAGTCTTTAACTCTGGTATTAATACCTCTGATTCATAACGCTGATTTAACTCAAATGAATCGTCTTTAAAATCATAACAGACTCGAAGCATATCATGATGAGAAACCAAAACATCTAATATTGATCCCAACTTAATCACATCTAGTTCTGGTGTACGAACTAAAAAACTTTGATTCCAATGATTTGGAGAGACTAATAAATTAGCATTAGTACGCTCTAAAAACCATTGCTGAATCGGTAATAAAGAAAAATCCCCTTCCAATATCCCTTGCTCTTGCTCAACCATATCGTCTAGATCCTTCGATTCTATCCTTACAATTAGCCTTGATATGCTCCTACTCTCAAAAATATCACGAACATTACAACTCAATCCTATTTGTCGAATACGACTTGATACCTGAATACTTAATATAGAATCTCCTCCTATCCTGAAAAAATCATCCGTAATTCCTACCCGATCTAATCCTAATACTTCCTCCCATATTCTACACAAAACCTTCTCTGTTTCTGTCGTTGGAGCTACATACAAATCATCTGAAACGGTAAATTCTGGAGCTGGTAATCCTTTCTTATCCAACTTTCCATTAATCGTCAATGGAAAACTATCCATCTTAACTAAACTACTAGGAATCATATAATCTGGTAAGGCCAAAGATAGTGACTCTAATATAGATTCCTCTGATAGAGCTACATCTGAGACGTCTAATACATAATACCCTACTAAATACTTAATTGTTCCTGTTTCTGTTTCGCGCCCTTTGGCTATAACACAACTCTGAGTGATTCCTTCAATACTCCTTAAAGCATACTCTATCTCGCCCAACTCAATGCGATACCCTCGTATCTTGACCTGATCGTCATTCCTACCTATATACTCTAAATTACCATCTGATAACCACCTAACTAAATCCCCTGTCCTATATAACCGCGTATACCCCTTCTCCCTATCTTCATCAGTAGCAAATGGATTTTCTATAAAACGCTCTTCTGTTAAATTTGGATTGTTCAAATAACCCCTTGACAAACCTGCACCCCCAATATATAACTCGCCTATAACTCCGATAGGAACTACTTGCTTGAATTTATCTAATACGTATGCTTTTAAATCTGCTAGTGGTTTCCCTATATTCGACTGTACTGTAGTAATACTACTCTTTCTTAATTCTTTGTACGTTACATGCACTGTAGTTTCTGTTATACCGTACATATTTATTAATTTCGTAGTCATATTGTTTTCTTCATGATAACCCCACCAAAGTTCTAGCTGTTTTACATCCAAAGCTTCTCCTCCAAAAATTATATACCTTAAATTAAATGCTAATTGATTTGAAGCGATCTCTAAAAATCTGTAAAACGCAGACGGTGTCTGATTTAGAACACTTACTTGATATTCCTTACACAAGTAAAAAAAGCTCTCCATATCTTTGACTTGCATTTTTGAAGGTACTATCAATTTTCCTGCATAAATTAAAGCTCCCCATAACTCCCATACACTAAAATCAAATACATAGGAATGGAATAATGTCCATGTATCTTGAGAATTAAATTTAAATTGATTTTCAGAACTAGTGAACAGCCTCATAACATTGGAATGAAGTTGCATTACTCCTTTAGGTTTCCCTGTGGTTCCTGAGGTATAAATTACATAAGCTAAATCTGTTGAAGTACTATACCTTGTCAAGTTTGAACTATCCTCATCCTTGTAAAAAGGAGCTGATAAATCTATATAAACAACTCTATCCTCTGGTAAGCTAGTAGATCTATCTTTAAATACCCCGCGTTGACTCAATACCAATGCCGCCTCTGTATCCTCTAATATATAATCGATCCTATCTTGGGGATAATCTGGGTCTATTGGTACATAAGCACCGCCTGCCTTTAAGACCCCCAAAATTCCTATGATCATCTCCAAACTCCTATCCAAACATAAAAGCTATCAAAGTATCGGGCTTTAAATCATTACCCGTTCTTTCCTTATAACTGCTTCGTATATGCCTGGCTAACTCATTACTACGCTCATTTAGCTCATTATAGGTTAACTCTTTATCCTCATAAACTAAAGCTATATTATCAGGCACATTTTCTACCTGAGATTCAAACATCTCATATATCGTCTTATCCCTTGGGTAATCCACATCGGTAGAATTCCATTGATGAACAAGTTGCTGGTATTCTTTTTCTCCTAACAAACTTATGGTCGCATAAGATTCCTCTGGACAAGATACTAACTGATCTAATAAATGAATATAATGCTCTATTAGCCTAACTATGGTTTCTTGTTTAAACAAACTCGTAGCATAACTAATCTGACCTACAAACTCTTCTCCTCCGTCATCTATAAAAATTGATAAATCAAATTTCTCTACACTATAAGAATCTGATAAATCATAAGGCTTCAAAAAATTATTTGATGACCCTGAAACTTGAAATTCTCCTCCAAAACTCTGTACTCCAAACATCACCTGAAAAATAGGATGTCGTGAAGAATCTCGAACTACATCCAATTCATCTATCAAACTCTCAAATGGTAAATCTTGATGCAATTGTGCTCCTACCTGATCCTTGTGTACAAAATCTATCAAAGATTCAAAACTCTGTGAGTCAGTTAAACGTGTACGATTCACTTGTGTATTAACAAAAAAACCAATCAAATCTCTAGTTTGTCTATGATGCCTATTCGCTGTAACACTACCTGTAACTATATCTTCTTGACCTGTATATTTACCCAATAGTATATTGATACTACTCAACAATACACTATTCATCGTAACACCACGTAACTTCGCTAAACGACGAAGCTTGCCACTCAAACCCTTGCTCAACGTAAACTCTTCTGACGACCCCTTATAATCTATTGTTGTTGGTCTTGCATAATCTGTTGGAAAATTCAAAGGCTGATAACCTGATAATTTATCCTTCCAATAACTTAATTGTTCTTCTAATACTGACCCCGTTAAATACTCGCGTTGCCATACAGCATAATCCTTATATTGTATCTCTAAATCTGGTAATCTAAAGCCTAAATCCTCACTCAAATAAGCTACATAATATGCTGAAAAATCACGTTGGAAAATCTCCAAAGACCAACCGTCTCCAGCTATATGATGAACATTAATTAATAAAAGTGTTTTTCCTAATGAAGCTACCTTGTATAATTTAACCTTTATTGGATATTCTTTACTTAAATTAAAAGGACTATTTATATCATCCTTTATTAATCGCTCATAGTCTGAATCTAATCCCAAACTTACTTCTTCTATTGCTAAAGGATAATCACAAACCTTTTGAATACCCTCATTATTCTCATCCTGAATAAGCGTACTACGCAAAACCTCATGCCTATTTATAACTTGTTGTAAACAATACTTTATACCGCCTAAATCTGCTTCATCTCCAACCTCAAATATAGATGGTATATGATAAGCATTAGTGCCTCCTTCATAGTGTTCTACAAACCATAAACGCTCCTGTGCATAGCTAAGAGGATAATTAGTTGAAATTTTATCTCTAAAAATTAATGTCTTTTGGAATTTTTCTTCCGAAAAAATATAATTATCCTTGAGAATTGTAATTATCTCATCCTTATTCCCTATAATGAAATTATCTACTTCTTCACTTTGAAAATTTAAAGGAGCTGAAAATTTTATCTTTTCTTTTTCTAACCAGATCGCTCCGTTATCAAATTTTAATTTTTCAAAAAAAACATATATGTCGTTATTCATTTTAATACTATTAAATTTGTAAGTCTGTTAACTTCTATAATTAAAAATTAATCTTAGCTAAAGAGGTTAAAATGCTAAAATTCCTTTATAATATTATTATTATCAACTCGAGTGATTAAGAAATTTTCTATTAACTCAGATATAGTAACATATTCAAAAATATCTGATACTTGAATATCTTTATGCGAAAACTCACTCATCCTATGAGACAGGGTAATACACAATATAGAATCACCACCTATTTTGAAAAAATCATCCGTAATTCCTACCCGCTCCAATCCTAATACTTCCTCCCATATTCTACACAAAGCCTTCTCTGTTTCTGTCGTTGGAGCTACATACAAATCATTAAGTGATCCAAACTCAACATCTGATAATGCTTTCTTATCCAACTTCCCATTAATTGTTAATGGAAAATTATCCATTTTGATTAGACTGCTAGGAACCATATATTCAGGCAAAGCTTTCGATAGTTCTTCTATAATAAATTCTTCTGATAGTTCGATATCTGGTTCTTCTAAAATATAATACCCTATTAAATGCTTACTAGTATTTGAATCTTTCACACTTTCTTTCACTAAAACACAACTCCGAGTTATCCCTTCAATACTCCTTAAAGCATACTCTATCTCGCCCAACTCAATGCGATACCCTCGTATCTTGACCTGATCGTCATTCCTACCTATATACTCTAAATTACCATCTGATAACCACCTAACTAAATCCCCTGTCCTATATAACCGCGTATACCCCTTCTCCCTATCTTCATCAGTAGCAAATGGATTTTCTATAAAACGCTCTTCTGTTAAATTTGGATTGTTCAAATAACCCCTTGACAAACCTGCACCCCCAATATATAACTCGCCTATAACTCCGATAGGAACTACTTGCTTGAATTTGTCTAATACGTAAACCCTAGTGTTGCTTATTGGTGAGCCTATAGAAACAGATTCATTATCGATTAACGAATCCTTATTAAAATCAATCTTATACAAAGTTGCATCTACGGTAAATTCAGTAGGTCCGTACGTATTTATAATTGAAATATCTTTGGAAATATTCTTATCTAAGAAATTAGATATAATACTAGGAGAGAGATTTTCTCCTCCAATATTTATAAATTTTAATTTTGAATTTTCGTAATTATTAAAAGGTAATATTAGATGTGAAAATAAAGTAGGAGTCATTTCAAACACCTCTATTTCATTCGCTATTAAATAATCATTAAATAGTGAAGGGTTTAATATCCGGTCCTTTGATAAAACATGTAAAGTATGACCAAATAAAATCGTATTAAATATTTGTTGAACTGAAAAATCAAAATTATAATTTGATACTAATGCAACTTGAGGATTAACAGACAATTGAGCATATTGTTTGTTATGAAAATTTATCAAGTTATTCACCCCTTTATTCTCAACCATTACTCCTTTAGGTTTTCCTGTGGTTCCTGAGGTATAAATTACATAAATTAAATCTGTTGAAGTACTATACCTTGTCAAGTTTGAACTATCCTCATCCTTGTAAAAAGGAGCTGATAAATCTATATAAACAACTCTACCCTCTGGTAAGCTAGTAGATCTATCTTTAAATACCCCGCGTTGACTCAATACCAATGCCGCCTCTGTATCCTCTAATATATAATCGATCCTATCTTGGGGATAATCTGGGTCTATTGGTACATAAGCACCGCCTGCCTTTAAGACCCCCAAAATTCCTATGATCATCTCCAAACTCCTATCCAAACATAAAGCTATCAAAGTATCGGGCTTTAAATCATTACCCGTTCTTTCCTTATAACTGCTTCGTATATGCCTGGCTAACTCATTACTACGCTCATTTAGCTCATTATAGGTTAACTCTTTATCCTCATAAACTAAAGCTATATTATCAGGCACATTTTCTACCTGAGATTCAAACATCTCATATATCGTCTTATCCCTTGGGTAATCCACATCGGTAGAATTCCATTGATGAATCACCTGATCGTACTCCGATGAATTCAATAAACTTATCTTACTATGTAACTGATCTGGTGTATTGATAACCTGATCAAGAATATCTTCTAGTCGGACTAAATGGCTATTGGCCTTCTCTTCTGTTAAATAATCACCATCATACTGTAACTCGATCGTAAGGACATCGCTATATTCATAAACCGTAATATTCAATGGATAATCTGATTTCTGAATAGCCCCACGCGTACTAAGCTTTGAAACTTCACTTGATGTTCCCTTGGGCATAGGGTAATTTTGGAAAATAAATAAACTATGAAATAATCGACCTTCTCCTTTTTGAAGTTTTGATAAGTCTGCAAAACTATTCGAATTCAATCCTGTGATCTGTTTTTGAATGTCGTGCAATTGTGATAGAATGCTATTGTCATTATCCCAATTTACAACCAAAGGTAATGTGTTGATAAACAAACCAACACTCTCTTCTATCCCTTCAATTGGTAAATCCCTACCCGATACAGTAGTCCCAACAATACTATGAGGTGAACTACTATACACTTGTAATAATTTATGCCAGATAAACTGTACAATAACATTTATAGTAACCCCTTCTCGCTGACTAAAACTCTTTAACTCCTCATAAACTGACCCTTTAATCTCTATTGCATTAGAACCCGGATTACCAACTATTCGATAACTTGTAAGGTCTATGGGATTACTCAATAAAGCATTTATATCATTGGCACCTTCTACTTCTGATAAGATCCCATCCCAGTAATTAGAAACAACAGACTTATGCGTATATATATACTCTTGAGTCTCTAAATAAGCAACATCTTCTTTAACGTCTATCGAATCCCCTACTATTAATGACTCATAATAACTATCCAAACTTTTCAACAGGGCAGGGCCACTCCAACCATCTCCAATACTATGATGATCTGTTTTTAATATCGTATATAAAGTCTCTGATTGCTTAATAATATGTAACCTAAAAAGACTTGGCTTGGTTAAATCAAAACCATGCCCCCTATCTAATAATTGGATAGACTTGATCTTTTCGTCTCTAGCTAACTGTGTCTTTAACTCACTAATGTCATGTAACTCATACTCCAAATCACCTCGATTATATACAACTTGGACTAGCTCCTCTTCCCAATTAAATGATGTCCTCAAAATAGGGTACTTCCTTATACAATACTCCCAAGCCTGTAGATACTTATCCACATCTAACTCATCATGGTAATCTAACAATAGCTGTACGCGATAGGCATCGTCATCTGGCTGGCTTATTGCATGATAGATAAACCCTTGTTGCAAGCTACTGGCAGGATAAATACCTGATATACTATTTTGAGTGCTACTTGCCGCTACTTGTAAATCATCTAATAAAGACTGACTAAGATCAACTGACTCAAAATCACTAGAAGTATAAAGACTTCCTGACTCAGCTAAACTTTCCTTACAATGATCTATAATGCTTATCAAATGTCTTTTAAAGTTTTTTCCAAAGTCTTCCGTAGCTATAGTCCCTAATTTACTATCTATTCGAAAACCTAACCTCCCTTTTTGAACCCCTCCGTTGATGTTTAAGATATTATGGTCCGTATTCAGAGAATCCACTTGTGAACCACTATCCTCCGAAGTAATAACATCCCAGTCCCTTAACTCTTCCCCAACTTCAAATTGACCTAAGTAATTAAAACTGATTGGTGCCAAATCACTAAAAGCACATGTACTATTACCTGATACTGCAAACGAACCAAAGCCTATTCCCTTATTAGGAACACGATGTAAAGTATCCTTTATAAACTGAATACTGCCCCTCAAGCTGTCCTTGAGCTCTAATTTAACAGGAAATATACTTGTAAACCAACCCAATGTATGACTATGGTCTATAGCAGGATCTATTGGCTCCCTTCCATGGCCCTCTAATGTTATCCCTTGGATATCTAATCCGTTGACATCTTTTAAAGCATATCCTAAAGCAGTTAACAATAAATCATTAATCTCTGTATAATAAGCTGTGGATATATCCTGCAATAAAATACGAGTAGTAGATTCTTCTAAATCAAAATAAAATGTACTTTGACTGGTGCCCAAAACCAACTGACTATAATCGGGAATACCCTTGAACCTAGATTCCCAATACAAACCCTCTTCAGGGGTGTCTTTAGCATAGTTCCTTATTCTAGAAACCCATTGACGATAACTGCTGCCTTTTTGACCTAAGGAATCCCCTAAATATAGACGCTTTAAATCATCCGCTAGAATACGCCAACTAACACCATCAACAAGCATATGATGCAAAGCAAAATAAATACGAGCACTACCATCTTCATAACCATGTAAATAACCAACCCGAAATAAAGGACCAGATTCTAAATCAAAATCACTTTGCCATTTAGTAAGTTCTAAATGAATCGCTTCTGCACTTAATAAACTAACATCTAAAGTCTTTAACTCTGGTATTAATACCTCTGATTCATAACGCTGATTTAACTCAAATGAATCGTCTTTAAAATCATAACAGACTCGAAGCATATCATGATGAGAAACCAAAACATCTAATATTGATCCCAACTTAATCACATCTAGTTCTGGTGTACGAACTAAAAAACTTTGATTCCAATGATTTGGAGAGACTAATAAATTAGCATTAGTACGCTCTAAAAACCATTGCTGAATCGGTAATAAAGAAAAATCCCCTTCCAATATCCCTTGCTCTTGCTCAACCATATCGTCTAGATCCTTCGATTCTATCCTTACAATTAGCCTTGATATGCTCCTACTCTCAAAAATATCACGAACATTACAACTCAATCCTATTTGTCGAATACGACTTGATACCTGAATACTTAATATAGAATCTCCTCCTATCCTGAAAAAATCATCCGTAATTCCTACCCGATCTAATCCTAATACTTCCTCCCATATTCTACACAAAACCTTCTCTGTTTCTGTCGTTGGAGCTACATACAAATCATCTGAAACGGTAAATTCTGGAGCTGGTAATCCTTTCTTATCCAACTTTCCATTAATCGTCAATGGAAAACTATCCATCTTAACTAAACTACTAGGAATCATAT is drawn from Nonlabens dokdonensis DSW-6 and contains these coding sequences:
- a CDS encoding non-ribosomal peptide synthetase, which codes for MEGITQSCVIAKGRETETGTIKYLVGYYVLDVSDVALSEESILESLSLALPDYMIPSSLVKMDSFPLTINGKLDKKGLPAPEFTVSDDLYVAPTTETEKVLCRIWEEVLGLDRVGITDDFFRIGGDSILSIQVSSRIRQIGLSCNVRDIFESRSISRLIVRIESKDLDDMVEQEQGILEGDFSLLPIQQWFLERTNANLLVSPNHWNQSFLVRTPELDVIKLGSILDVLVSHHDMLRVCYDFKDDSFELNQRYESEVLIPELKTLDVSLLSAEAIHLELTKWQSDFDLESGPLFRVGYLHGYEDGSARIYFALHHMLVDGVSWRILADDLKRLYLGDSLGQKGSSYRQWVSRIRNYAKDTPEEGLYWESRFKGIPDYSQLVLGTSQSTFYFDLEESTTRILLQDISTAYYTEINDLLLTALGYALKDVNGLDIQGITLEGHGREPIDPAIDHSHTLGWFTSIFPVKLELKDSLRGSIQFIKDTLHRVPNKGIGFGSFAVSGNSTCAFSDLAPISFNYLGQFEVGEELRDWDVITSEDSGSQVDSLNTDHNILNINGGVQKGRLGFRIDSKLGTIATEDFGKNFKRHLISIIDHCKESLAESGSLYTSSDFESVDLSQSLLDDLQVAASSTQNSISGIYPASSLQQGFIYHAISQPDDDAYRVQLLLDYHDELDVDKYLQAWEYCIRKYPILRTSFNWEEELVQVVYNRGDLEYELHDISELKTQLARDEKIKSIQLLDRGHGFDLTKPSLFRLHIIKQSETLYTILKTDHHSIGDGWSGPALLKSLDSYYESLIVGDSIDVKEDVAYLETQEYIYTHKSVVSNYWDGILSEVEGANDINALLSNPIDLTSYRIVGNPGSNAIEIKGSVYEELKSFSQREGVTINVIVQFIWHKLLQVYSSSPHSIVGTTVSGRDLPIEGIEESVGLFINTLPLVVNWDNDNSILSQLHDIQKQITGLNSNSFADLSKLQKGEGRLFHSLFVFENYPMPKGTSSEVSKLSIRDAIEKVDYPLSIKAYEYSDVLTIELQYDGDYLTEEKANSHLVRLEDILDQVINTPDQLHSKISLLNSSEYDQVIHQWNSTDVDYPRDKTIYEMFESQVENVPDNIALVYEDKELTYNELNERSNELARHIRSSYKERTGNDLKPDTLIALCLDRSLEMIIGILGVLKAGGAYVPIDQDYPQDRIDYILEDTEAALILSQRGVFKDRSTSLPEDRVVYIDLIEGFYQKEQPSNLPRYSRPTDLAYVIYTSGTTGKPKGVMVEHEGVNNLVFTRKDTFKLDKNSRVLQYASLVFDASVCEIFSALSFGSSLLIASKNVKEDTQLLSDYIERHQITIATIPPALLGVMKYKKQFNLKTLIVAGEITSSDVMKKWSVGRTLINAYGPTENTVCTTIYNYLLEDLNTNIGSPISNTRVYVLDKFKQVVPIGVIGELYIGGAGLSRGYLNNPNLTEERFIENPFATDEDREKGYTRLYRTGDLVRWLSDGNLEYIGRNDDQVKIRGYRIELGEIEYALRSIEGITQSCVIAKGRETETGTIKYLVGYYVLDVSDVALSEESILESLSLALPDYMIPSSLVKMDSFPLTINGKLDKKGLPAPEFTVSDDLYVAPTTETEKVLCRIWEEVLGLDRVGITDDFFRIGGDSILSIQVSSRIRQIGLSCNVRDIFESRSISRLIVRIESKDLDDMVEQEQGILEGDFSLLPIQQWFLERTNANLLVSPNHWNQSFLVRTPELDVIKLGSILDVLVSHHDMLRVCYDFKDDSFELNQRYESEVLIPELKTLDVSLLSAEAIHLELTKWQSDFDLESGPLFRVGYLHGYEDGSARIYFALHHMLVDGVSWRILADDLKRLYLGDSLGQKGSSYRQWVSRIRNYAKDTPEEGLYWESRFKGIPDYSQLVLGTSQSTFYFDLEESTTRILLQDISTAYYTEINDLLLTALGYALKDVNGLDIQGITLEGHGREPIDPAIDHSHTLGWFTSIFPVKLELKDSLRGSIQFIKDTLHRVPNKGIGFGSFAVSGNSTCAFSDLAPISFNYLGQFEVGEELRDWDVITSEDSGSQVDSLNTDHNILNINGGVQKGRLGFRIDSKLGTIATEDFGKNFKRHLISIIDHCKESLAESGSLYTSSDFESVDLSQSLLDDLQVAASSTQNSISGIYPASSLQQGFIYHAISQPDDDAYRVQLLLDYHDELDVDKYLQAWEYCIRKYPILRTSFNWEEELVQVVYNRGDLEYELHDISELKTQLARDEKIKSIQLLDRGHGFDLTKPSLFRLHIIKQSETLYTILKTDHHSIGDGWSGPALLKSLDSYYESLIVGDSIDVKEDVAYLETQEYIYTHKSVVSNYWDGILSEVEGANDINALLSNPIDLTSYRIVGNPGSNAIEIKGSVYEELKSFSQREGVTINVIVQFIWHKLLQVYSSSPHSIVGTTVSGRDLPIEGIEESVGLFINTLPLVVNWDNDNSILSQLHDIQKQITGLNSNSFADLSKLQKGEGRLFHSLFIFQNYPMPKGTSSEVSKLSTRGAIQKSDYPLNITVYEYSDVLTIELQYDGDYLTEEKANSHLVRLEDILDQVINTPDQLHSKISLLNSSEYDQVIHQWNSTDVDYPRDKTIYEMFESQVENVPDNIALVYEDKELTYNELNERSNELARHIRSSYKERTGNDLKPDTLIALCLDRSLEMIIGILGVLKAGGAYVPIDPDYPQDRIDYILEDTEAALVLSQRGVFKDRSTSLPEGRVVYIDLSAPFYKDEDSSNLTRYSTSTDLIYVIYTSGTTGKPKGVMVENKGVNNLINFHNKQYAQLSVNPQVALVSNYNFDFSVQQIFNTILFGHTLHVLSKDRILNPSLFNDYLIANEIEVFEMTPTLFSHLILPFNNYENSKLKFINIGGENLSPSIISNFLDKNISKDISIINTYGPTEFTVDATLYKIDFNKDSLIDNESVSIGSPISNTRVYVLDKFKQVVPIGVIGELYIGGAGLSRGYLNNPNLTEERFIENPFATDEDREKGYTRLYRTGDLVRWLSDGNLEYIGRNDDQVKIRGYRIELGEIEYALRSIEGITRSCVLVKESVKDSNTSKHLIGYYILEEPDIELSEEFIIEELSKALPEYMVPSSLIKMDNFPLTINGKLDKKALSDVEFGSLNDLYVAPTTETEKALCRIWEEVLGLERVGITDDFFKIGGDSILCITLSHRMSEFSHKDIQVSDIFEYVTISELIENFLITRVDNNNIIKEF
- a CDS encoding condensation domain-containing protein, translated to MNNDIYVFFEKLKFDNGAIWLEKEKIKFSAPLNFQSEEVDNFIIGNKDEIITILKDNYIFSEEKFQKTLIFRDKISTNYPLSYAQERLWFVEHYEGGTNAYHIPSIFEVGDEADLGGIKYCLQQVINRHEVLRSTLIQDENNEGIQKVCDYPLAIEEVSLGLDSDYERLIKDDINSPFNLSKEYPIKVKLYKVASLGKTLLLINVHHIAGDGWSLEIFQRDFSAYYVAYLSEDLGFRLPDLEIQYKDYAVWQREYLTGSVLEEQLSYWKDKLSGYQPLNFPTDYARPTTIDYKGSSEEFTLSKGLSGKLRRLAKLRGVTMNSVLLSSINILLGKYTGQEDIVTGSVTANRHHRQTRDLIGFFVNTQVNRTRLTDSQSFESLIDFVHKDQVGAQLHQDLPFESLIDELDVVRDSSRHPIFQVMFGVQSFGGEFQVSGSSNNFLKPYDLSDSYSVEKFDLSIFIDDGGEEFVGQISYATSLFKQETIVRLIEHYIHLLDQLVSCPEESYATISLLGEKEYQQLVHQWNSTDVDYPRDKTIYEMFESQVENVPDNIALVYEDKELTYNELNERSNELARHIRSSYKERTGNDLKPDTLIAFMFG